A section of the Mesobacillus jeotgali genome encodes:
- a CDS encoding long-chain-fatty-acid--CoA ligase codes for MNVPLLLNQFLDRAVSLYGEKQAIFSEDRVLTYSELNERVNRLSDGLRKLGAVKGDRIAYLAPNSIEMLEGFYGVFQVGGVMVPLNIRLKPEDYLFILNHSESRVLFVDQDLYHLIKPIKDQLETVEKVIVHYKEESLEETGYDAWLLEQSPEPFKRAELDENDVCSLLYTSGTTGNPKGVMLTHRNNYLHALSTMHHLRVSDEDVLMHVLPMFHVNGWGSPFYYTANGSSQVCFRKTTPEAIFSALEKHKVSVMHMAPTVLNALLQFYEKNVPDIEQQVRVVIAGSAPPPAFVTRVEKELGWEFIQVYGMTESSPLSTISTIRSHLKELPLNEQYRMKAKAGISMIGCQVKVVNDFGEEVAHNGKEIGEVTTRSNGVMKGYWKNEEATMETVRNGWLHTGDMATVDEYGNIDIVDRKKDVIISGGENISSIEVEGALYDHPAVLEAAVIAVPHEKWGETPHAYVVLRENEQVSEKDLISFSREKLAHFKAITGVTFVTELPKTASGKIQKVHLRNEYWETNGKSGRFVN; via the coding sequence ATGAACGTTCCGTTGCTGTTGAACCAGTTTCTTGATCGCGCGGTTTCACTTTATGGGGAGAAACAGGCTATTTTTTCCGAAGACAGGGTGCTTACATATTCTGAACTTAATGAAAGGGTAAACCGGCTTTCTGACGGATTGAGGAAGCTTGGAGCTGTTAAAGGTGACCGCATTGCCTACCTTGCTCCAAACTCGATTGAAATGCTTGAAGGTTTCTATGGTGTTTTCCAGGTAGGCGGTGTGATGGTTCCTCTAAATATTCGCCTAAAGCCGGAGGATTATTTGTTCATCCTCAATCACAGTGAGTCGCGAGTGTTATTTGTCGACCAGGATTTATATCATCTGATCAAGCCGATTAAGGACCAGCTGGAAACTGTGGAAAAAGTCATCGTCCACTACAAGGAAGAAAGCCTGGAGGAAACTGGATACGATGCTTGGCTTCTGGAGCAATCTCCTGAGCCTTTCAAACGGGCAGAACTTGATGAAAATGATGTCTGCAGTCTTCTTTATACAAGCGGGACAACGGGGAATCCAAAGGGTGTCATGCTGACGCACAGGAACAATTATCTGCATGCCCTGAGCACAATGCATCATTTGCGGGTCAGCGATGAAGACGTCCTGATGCATGTCCTGCCAATGTTCCATGTGAATGGCTGGGGGTCTCCATTTTATTACACAGCGAATGGCTCTTCGCAGGTATGCTTCCGAAAAACGACTCCCGAAGCGATTTTCAGCGCCTTGGAAAAACATAAAGTCAGTGTGATGCATATGGCACCGACGGTATTGAATGCGCTGCTCCAGTTTTATGAAAAAAATGTTCCAGACATCGAACAGCAGGTCCGTGTTGTAATCGCAGGTTCCGCGCCGCCCCCAGCTTTCGTTACACGGGTGGAAAAAGAGCTTGGCTGGGAGTTCATCCAGGTATACGGCATGACAGAATCCTCCCCGTTAAGTACGATTTCTACAATCAGATCGCACTTGAAGGAGCTGCCGTTGAATGAACAGTACCGGATGAAAGCGAAGGCAGGAATCTCGATGATCGGCTGCCAGGTAAAGGTTGTCAACGATTTTGGCGAAGAGGTTGCCCATAATGGCAAGGAAATCGGTGAAGTCACTACGCGAAGCAATGGAGTGATGAAAGGCTACTGGAAAAATGAAGAGGCGACAATGGAGACGGTCAGGAATGGCTGGCTGCACACTGGCGACATGGCGACAGTAGACGAATACGGGAATATCGACATTGTCGATCGCAAAAAAGATGTCATCATTAGCGGCGGGGAGAATATTTCATCCATTGAGGTGGAGGGAGCATTGTACGATCATCCTGCTGTACTTGAAGCAGCAGTTATTGCCGTCCCGCATGAGAAATGGGGAGAAACTCCCCACGCCTATGTCGTTTTACGTGAAAATGAGCAGGTTTCGGAAAAAGATCTCATCTCATTTTCAAGGGAGAAGCTGGCCCACTTTAAAGCAATCACTGGTGTTACCTTTGTAACAGAGCTTCCAAAAACTGCTTCAGGTAAAATCCAGAAAGTACACCTGAGGAATGAATACTGGGAAACGAATGGCAAGTCAGGAAGATTTGTAAACTAA
- a CDS encoding DUF418 domain-containing protein: MQYNGQTSGRIVSIDRMRGFSLLGIFLVNMISFHSPYFHIDPESWWNGDTNLFTYRFIDIFIQASFYPLFAMLFGYGLVILRERILDKGLKFKPLALRRLSLLLLIGFIHAFLIWEGDILITYAVCGFVFLLFIGWSAKRFIIAGLAIYIVPNVLLLLMLGAASAVDGGAEFSMYDRQAAEQAISVYQTGSFGEVAEHRMAEWYKNNDLMGFFFYLITILPLFMIGAGAAKMGLFEQVQKNKNKIAAAAVGLATLGLVIKTVPYFYEKTLMTDYAQDVFGGAMVAMAYALIIALLSEHRKFDRILYPLEAAGRLSISNYLFQSVLSTMIFYSYGLGYYGSVSIFAGTMLALGIYVFQLAVSSWWVKRFYYGPVEWLWRSGTYLRKQRFKKGGA, encoded by the coding sequence ATGCAATACAACGGACAGACATCAGGCAGAATTGTTTCAATTGACCGGATGCGGGGCTTTTCCTTATTGGGGATTTTTCTAGTGAATATGATTTCGTTCCATTCACCATATTTCCATATCGACCCCGAATCATGGTGGAATGGAGACACCAACTTATTTACATATAGATTCATCGATATATTTATCCAGGCCAGTTTCTACCCGTTGTTTGCAATGTTATTCGGCTATGGGCTGGTGATCCTAAGAGAACGCATACTCGACAAAGGACTGAAATTCAAACCACTTGCCCTAAGGAGACTCTCGCTGCTGCTGCTGATTGGGTTCATCCATGCTTTCCTAATCTGGGAAGGGGATATTCTCATTACCTATGCTGTATGTGGGTTTGTCTTTCTTCTGTTCATCGGATGGAGCGCCAAAAGATTCATCATTGCAGGACTGGCAATTTATATTGTCCCAAACGTGCTTCTTCTGCTGATGCTAGGTGCAGCATCGGCTGTTGATGGAGGCGCAGAGTTTTCGATGTATGATAGGCAAGCTGCCGAACAGGCAATTTCTGTTTACCAGACTGGCAGCTTTGGTGAAGTGGCAGAGCACAGGATGGCAGAGTGGTATAAAAATAATGACCTGATGGGCTTCTTCTTTTATTTGATCACAATCCTGCCTTTATTCATGATTGGGGCCGGAGCGGCAAAGATGGGGCTGTTTGAACAAGTGCAAAAGAATAAGAATAAAATTGCGGCTGCTGCAGTTGGACTTGCCACCCTCGGTCTCGTGATTAAAACAGTTCCCTATTTTTATGAAAAAACGCTGATGACTGATTATGCCCAGGATGTTTTTGGCGGTGCAATGGTCGCAATGGCTTACGCATTGATCATTGCCCTTCTTTCCGAGCACAGGAAGTTCGATCGCATCCTCTATCCGCTGGAAGCTGCCGGCAGGCTGTCGATCAGCAATTATTTATTCCAGTCTGTCCTATCAACGATGATTTTTTACAGTTACGGACTAGGATACTATGGCAGTGTGTCTATTTTTGCAGGAACAATGCTTGCGCTCGGAATCTATGTGTTTCAATTAGCTGTTAGCAGCTGGTGGGTTAAAAGATTTTATTATGGCCCGGTTGAATGGCTGTGGCGCAGTGGTACGTATTTAAGGAAGCAGCGTTTTAAAAAAGGTGGAGCCTGA
- a CDS encoding DNA topology modulation protein yields MEKVIIIGNGGAGKSTLARKLGKAINKKVYHLDALYWKPGWEMTAKDEWKAVLTEIMSEDSWIMDGNYGSTIEMRAEAADTIIFLDYSTARCLFGIVKRRIMYHGKSRPDMNEGCQEKLDWEFLKWVSEYRRKKAPVIIDLLEKFKFTGKETHHFTHPRDADKFIAEQLVKGGH; encoded by the coding sequence ATGGAGAAGGTAATAATCATTGGCAACGGCGGCGCTGGAAAGTCAACACTCGCCCGAAAGCTTGGAAAAGCAATCAATAAAAAGGTATACCATCTTGATGCATTGTATTGGAAGCCAGGGTGGGAAATGACAGCGAAAGATGAGTGGAAGGCAGTTTTAACAGAGATCATGTCAGAAGATTCATGGATCATGGATGGAAACTATGGGAGCACAATCGAAATGAGAGCGGAGGCAGCGGACACGATAATCTTTCTGGATTATTCCACTGCAAGATGCCTTTTTGGCATAGTCAAAAGGCGGATTATGTATCATGGGAAGTCCAGACCTGATATGAATGAAGGATGTCAGGAGAAGCTTGATTGGGAATTCCTGAAATGGGTGTCAGAATATAGGCGTAAAAAAGCCCCTGTAATCATCGACCTCCTTGAAAAGTTCAAATTTACTGGGAAGGAAACTCACCATTTTACACATCCGCGTGATGCAGATAAATTCATAGCCGAGCAATTGGTTAAAGGAGGACATTAA
- a CDS encoding fumarylacetoacetate hydrolase family protein: MRFATFKNGTDRWIGIVNAEGSHVLPLLEAHEQMSGEKFIPSDMLEAISLGDKFYQEAEKTVKWVRENALEKKLNIPIDSAELLAPIPRPAKNIFCVGKNYAEHAIEMGSKDDIPEHVMVFTKSPTSVTGHGQKVLSHSELTEQLDYEGELAVVIGKKGKAIKQEEALDYVFGYTIVNDVTARDLQARHKQFFIGKSLDTTCPMGPWIVHKSAIENPNKLNIMTSVNGEVRQDSNTENFIFPVEEVIAVLSQGMTLEPGDIIATGTPAGVGKGFKPPRFLKAGDTIEITVEGIGTLRNQVTK, from the coding sequence ATGAGATTCGCTACTTTTAAAAATGGAACAGACCGTTGGATTGGAATCGTTAATGCTGAGGGCAGTCATGTTTTACCTCTGTTAGAGGCTCATGAACAAATGAGTGGAGAGAAATTCATTCCATCAGATATGCTTGAAGCCATTTCGCTTGGTGACAAGTTTTATCAAGAAGCCGAAAAGACAGTGAAATGGGTCAGAGAAAACGCCCTAGAAAAAAAACTAAATATCCCGATCGATTCAGCCGAGTTACTCGCTCCGATTCCACGTCCGGCCAAAAATATTTTTTGTGTAGGAAAAAATTATGCAGAGCATGCAATCGAGATGGGCAGCAAGGATGATATTCCCGAGCATGTAATGGTGTTCACCAAGTCACCTACGTCGGTCACAGGACATGGTCAGAAAGTTCTCTCCCACAGCGAGCTGACAGAGCAATTGGATTATGAAGGCGAGCTTGCAGTAGTCATTGGCAAGAAAGGAAAAGCAATCAAACAGGAAGAGGCACTTGATTACGTTTTTGGCTATACAATCGTAAATGATGTCACTGCCCGCGACCTCCAGGCAAGGCATAAGCAGTTTTTCATCGGTAAGAGTCTTGATACAACTTGCCCGATGGGACCATGGATTGTCCATAAATCAGCAATAGAGAATCCGAACAAATTGAACATCATGACATCAGTCAACGGGGAAGTAAGGCAGGATTCAAATACGGAAAACTTCATTTTCCCGGTCGAGGAGGTTATTGCGGTACTTTCACAGGGAATGACACTCGAACCGGGGGATATCATTGCTACCGGGACGCCAGCAGGAGTGGGTAAGGGCTTTAAGCCTCCAAGGTTCCTCAAGGCCGGGGATACAATTGAAATTACTGTTGAAGGAATTGGGACGTTAAGGAATCAAGTGACGAAATAA
- a CDS encoding YhgE/Pip family protein, whose protein sequence is MNWFSLFLAQMSQLASSKGVLYSVLAALLVPIVYGGILLSPDWGPYDNLSNLPVAVVNNDKGAMSGDEPLNVGEDLVADLKKSNDLGWKFVDSEEAEKGLQNFKYYMVIEIPEDFSERVTTVLEPDPKKLELNYIQNEGLNFMAAQVTRSATEKLREKLANKITEKYANNIFASLGEVSDGFKTAADGSAQLHDGTAELQDGTRLLLTSLNEKSADISKLAAGTLELKSGTDQLAGSLAGKQGDITRLANGSRELAAGTAQLAGSLKSKQSDITKLAAGSKDLKDGTGLLLNSLNEKSADITKLADGSAEVNSGTGLLLQKLKDGQPGITQLAAGGKQLEEKMPVLKAGTSNVLLGMQGVQQGVKRVEAGAQGVVNGVTLATLKTNELKDLLDQLIQNHSDLEGDPKINDIRLKIQEINTTLTQVNEPAKAVAGALKENNPEGSLADGINQAIVGQTNITNGVADLAAKAPALAAGTASVAASWDEMISKVSLLHDGTTQIAAGNKSVNAGWGTITAGVKELDGGAALISAGNQTVDKGWKELAAGATKIHSGAAQVSNGNATVDNGWRELTAGASKIHSGAVQVSDGNISVEKGWGDLTDGVTKLNEGAGKLNDGSGQLAAGLKDGAEETGKIKADEKNIGMFSSPVELISNKVHEYSLYRDSTAPYVMTIALFAGILIMSLFINFNKPQELNVSKMSWFAVKFLNLASLAVIQAILLSIVVLVFLSLKVANPTGFILFAVMVSIVFTAIVMFFASFGNIGRFILLALVVMQLSTTGANLPIDMLPENLRSLSVYLPFTYSIAGFKALISLNDFTIALTNLAVLLVFLGLFALMTVTVFILKTKEEPQQTDLAM, encoded by the coding sequence ATGAATTGGTTTAGCTTATTTTTGGCCCAAATGTCCCAGCTGGCATCGAGCAAAGGGGTACTCTATTCTGTTCTAGCAGCCTTGTTAGTGCCAATCGTCTATGGTGGAATCCTGCTGTCTCCAGATTGGGGACCGTATGATAATCTCTCCAATCTGCCAGTTGCGGTTGTCAATAATGACAAGGGTGCCATGTCCGGTGATGAACCTCTTAATGTTGGCGAAGACCTTGTGGCAGACTTGAAGAAAAGCAATGACTTAGGCTGGAAGTTTGTAGATTCAGAGGAAGCAGAAAAAGGATTGCAAAACTTTAAGTATTACATGGTCATTGAAATACCAGAGGATTTCTCTGAGAGAGTGACAACGGTTTTGGAACCTGACCCGAAAAAATTGGAACTTAATTATATCCAGAATGAGGGCCTGAATTTTATGGCAGCACAGGTGACAAGAAGTGCAACTGAGAAGTTAAGGGAAAAGCTGGCGAACAAGATAACCGAAAAGTATGCGAATAATATCTTCGCGAGTCTTGGTGAAGTATCAGATGGATTTAAGACAGCTGCTGATGGTTCTGCGCAACTGCATGATGGAACAGCAGAACTTCAGGATGGAACCAGGCTTCTATTGACTTCTCTAAATGAGAAATCGGCGGATATTTCCAAGCTTGCGGCTGGAACGCTGGAACTGAAAAGCGGTACTGATCAATTGGCTGGTTCTCTAGCCGGAAAACAAGGAGATATAACCAGGCTGGCAAATGGTTCTAGGGAACTGGCAGCAGGGACCGCTCAATTAGCAGGAAGCTTAAAATCAAAACAAAGCGATATTACTAAACTTGCAGCCGGATCAAAAGATTTGAAAGATGGAACAGGGTTGCTCTTAAACTCTCTTAATGAAAAGTCCGCAGACATTACCAAGCTGGCGGACGGATCAGCAGAGGTAAATTCAGGGACTGGATTGCTATTGCAAAAGCTTAAAGATGGACAGCCGGGTATTACTCAGTTGGCTGCAGGAGGTAAGCAGTTAGAAGAAAAAATGCCAGTACTTAAGGCTGGTACTTCAAATGTCTTATTAGGAATGCAAGGGGTACAACAGGGTGTTAAGAGGGTTGAAGCAGGTGCTCAAGGTGTGGTTAATGGAGTAACCCTAGCTACTCTTAAGACTAACGAGCTTAAAGATCTTTTAGATCAATTAATCCAGAATCATTCAGATTTAGAAGGTGATCCTAAAATTAATGATATAAGACTAAAAATCCAAGAAATTAATACTACCTTAACCCAAGTAAATGAACCTGCTAAGGCAGTGGCTGGCGCATTAAAAGAAAATAATCCTGAAGGCTCACTTGCGGATGGAATTAATCAGGCGATAGTAGGGCAGACAAATATTACCAATGGAGTAGCTGATCTAGCAGCAAAAGCCCCAGCCCTGGCTGCCGGAACAGCAAGTGTTGCTGCAAGCTGGGATGAAATGATCTCTAAAGTCAGCTTGCTTCATGATGGAACAACTCAAATAGCTGCAGGAAATAAGTCAGTCAATGCAGGATGGGGAACGATTACTGCAGGAGTCAAAGAACTTGATGGCGGTGCAGCTTTAATATCAGCAGGGAATCAAACGGTAGATAAGGGCTGGAAGGAGCTCGCTGCAGGTGCAACTAAAATCCATTCAGGAGCAGCTCAGGTGAGCAATGGAAATGCTACCGTAGATAATGGATGGCGTGAGCTTACAGCAGGTGCTTCCAAGATTCATTCAGGAGCGGTCCAAGTCAGCGACGGAAATATCAGCGTTGAAAAAGGCTGGGGAGATCTGACTGACGGAGTCACAAAACTGAATGAAGGAGCAGGAAAGCTTAATGATGGAAGTGGTCAATTGGCAGCCGGATTAAAGGATGGCGCTGAGGAAACCGGGAAAATCAAAGCTGATGAAAAAAATATTGGCATGTTTTCCTCACCAGTTGAACTGATTAGCAATAAGGTTCACGAGTATTCTCTTTACAGAGATTCTACTGCGCCATATGTGATGACAATTGCGTTATTCGCAGGGATTTTAATAATGTCATTGTTCATCAATTTCAACAAGCCTCAGGAATTAAATGTATCTAAGATGAGCTGGTTCGCTGTGAAATTTTTAAATCTCGCGTCCCTTGCTGTTATTCAGGCAATTCTTCTCTCCATTGTTGTTCTAGTATTCCTGAGCTTGAAGGTTGCAAACCCAACAGGTTTCATTTTATTCGCCGTAATGGTAAGTATTGTATTTACGGCCATTGTTATGTTCTTTGCGTCGTTTGGAAATATTGGCCGTTTTATACTTTTAGCATTAGTGGTCATGCAGCTTTCGACAACTGGAGCTAATCTTCCAATTGATATGCTGCCTGAAAACCTTCGAAGCTTAAGTGTATACCTGCCATTTACCTATTCAATCGCAGGATTCAAGGCATTAATTTCATTAAATGATTTTACAATCGCTTTGACTAACCTGGCTGTATTACTTGTTTTTCTGGGACTATTTGCTTTGATGACCGTAACAGTCTTTATATTGAAGACAAAGGAAGAACCGCAACAAACAGATTTGGCCATGTAA
- a CDS encoding YisL family protein translates to MIHAHMTAWFLALVLFFVALGLHKSGKEKGAKIVQMVLRLFYVLILLTGFGLLFSININIMYVLKAAVGLWVIAMLEMILIRTRKNEKASVLWIQFIVAVLLVLYLGFSLPLGTYLF, encoded by the coding sequence ATGATACATGCCCATATGACAGCCTGGTTTTTGGCTCTTGTTTTATTCTTCGTAGCACTGGGACTACATAAAAGCGGTAAGGAAAAGGGCGCTAAAATTGTCCAGATGGTTCTTAGATTGTTTTACGTACTGATTCTATTGACTGGTTTCGGGCTTCTTTTCAGCATCAATATCAACATCATGTATGTGCTGAAAGCAGCTGTTGGCCTGTGGGTCATCGCAATGCTTGAAATGATTTTAATCCGTACAAGAAAGAATGAAAAAGCGTCCGTCTTGTGGATCCAATTTATTGTCGCAGTCCTTCTTGTACTGTATTTAGGTTTCTCACTGCCACTTGGTACTTATTTGTTCTAA
- a CDS encoding putative bifunctional diguanylate cyclase/phosphodiesterase, with protein MATTKSCVYENDRQLISFIESNSFKEQAYLLVQIFYKESRKLKHLQRLLKMQLPVSAVLSCEAEGSLNGEKQYIISFTAFNKQELNPTIHDQYTISTLTNLLATTQQDILHLNESLEVSEQYYRSLFDNNGDFVYSTDLAGNFTSVNQAFMKTFGYMENELIGRSVLDFINPDDIPRAKMHFIQALRGKDQTYTIEIQIKSGESQIFQIKNIPITINGACVGTYGIGRNITIQKKTEERIIQLAYYDQDTGLPNRMRFTEQLEEMIHRAKHKKELLAVLVIDIDRFKIINDSLGHYAGDIVLKELAERIQDNMPEGAYIGRFSGDKFTMLLTEDVSIDQTTRIARELQKLVSRPLNYQNQEFIVTASIGISSFPGDGLDEHTLLKNADIAMNRSKKQGGNKITYFSTGMNDQAMVRLELESYLRKALQKNEFYLCYQPLMDLKSGEITCTEALIRWRHPHLGLVSPAQFIPLAEETGLIEEIGAWVLTTACIQTKAWQQKGFPHLGISVNVSAYQFQQHAFIGQVIKALKVSQLDPEYLSLELTESAMLKDIVYSISVMKSLQELGVKVSIDDFGTGYSSLSYLRNLPIDTLKIDQSFINNLRDNPSDIAIVKAIITMGQGLSVKIVAEGVETSEQMSILRDLDCHYAQGYYIQKPLDTDSFEKGFRTAENIAYTLK; from the coding sequence ATGGCTACGACAAAAAGCTGCGTTTACGAAAATGACAGACAACTTATTAGCTTTATAGAGAGCAATTCATTCAAAGAACAAGCCTATCTGCTGGTCCAGATTTTTTATAAAGAATCACGGAAGCTTAAGCACCTTCAACGATTGCTGAAGATGCAGCTTCCCGTGTCGGCGGTGTTGAGCTGTGAAGCTGAGGGCAGTTTGAATGGTGAAAAACAGTATATTATCTCGTTTACTGCTTTCAATAAACAAGAGCTCAACCCAACCATCCACGACCAGTACACAATCAGCACATTAACTAATCTGCTGGCAACTACGCAACAGGACATCCTTCATCTTAATGAGAGCCTCGAGGTATCTGAGCAGTATTATCGTTCGCTATTTGACAATAACGGCGATTTTGTTTATTCAACAGATCTGGCAGGGAATTTCACAAGTGTCAACCAAGCGTTCATGAAAACATTCGGGTATATGGAAAATGAACTTATTGGCAGGTCTGTACTTGATTTTATCAATCCAGATGATATACCACGCGCGAAAATGCATTTCATACAGGCCCTTAGAGGGAAAGATCAAACCTATACAATTGAAATCCAAATCAAAAGCGGTGAGTCACAGATTTTCCAGATCAAGAATATACCGATCACAATCAATGGAGCCTGTGTGGGAACATATGGGATCGGCCGCAATATTACCATCCAGAAAAAAACAGAGGAAAGAATCATCCAGCTGGCCTACTATGACCAGGATACGGGATTGCCAAACAGAATGAGATTCACGGAACAGCTAGAGGAAATGATTCATCGTGCAAAGCACAAAAAAGAACTGCTCGCCGTCCTTGTCATTGACATAGACCGCTTCAAGATCATCAATGATAGTCTTGGCCATTATGCAGGAGATATTGTTTTAAAAGAGCTGGCTGAGAGAATTCAGGACAACATGCCGGAAGGTGCATATATAGGAAGATTCAGCGGCGATAAATTCACGATGCTCCTGACAGAAGATGTCAGCATTGATCAGACAACAAGGATAGCCAGAGAATTGCAAAAGCTTGTTTCCAGGCCTTTGAACTATCAGAATCAGGAGTTTATCGTCACTGCAAGCATTGGCATCAGCTCCTTCCCGGGGGATGGGCTTGATGAGCATACTCTGCTGAAAAATGCTGATATTGCCATGAACCGATCAAAAAAACAGGGTGGGAATAAAATTACTTATTTTTCTACAGGAATGAATGACCAGGCAATGGTTCGTCTTGAGCTGGAAAGCTATTTAAGAAAGGCCCTGCAAAAAAACGAGTTCTATCTCTGTTACCAGCCGCTGATGGATTTGAAATCAGGAGAGATTACCTGTACAGAAGCCCTCATCCGCTGGCGGCATCCGCATCTTGGACTGGTCTCCCCGGCACAATTCATTCCGCTTGCGGAGGAAACCGGGTTGATTGAGGAGATTGGCGCATGGGTGCTGACAACAGCCTGTATCCAGACAAAAGCCTGGCAGCAAAAAGGATTCCCGCATCTCGGGATATCTGTTAATGTCTCTGCCTATCAATTTCAGCAGCATGCGTTTATCGGCCAGGTGATTAAAGCTCTGAAGGTTTCACAGCTGGATCCGGAATACCTATCCCTTGAACTGACTGAAAGCGCGATGTTAAAGGATATAGTCTACAGTATTTCGGTCATGAAATCGCTCCAGGAACTAGGGGTGAAGGTTTCAATCGATGATTTTGGGACAGGCTATTCGTCATTAAGCTATCTACGCAATTTGCCCATTGATACACTTAAAATAGATCAGTCATTCATCAATAATCTGCGTGACAATCCTTCTGATATTGCCATCGTCAAGGCGATCATCACCATGGGCCAGGGGCTATCAGTCAAGATTGTGGCTGAGGGAGTAGAAACGTCAGAACAGATGAGTATATTGAGGGACCTGGATTGTCATTATGCCCAAGGATACTATATCCAGAAGCCTCTTGATACAGATTCTTTTGAAAAGGGATTTAGGACAGCAGAAAATATAGCCTATACCCTAAAATAA
- a CDS encoding DUF2777 domain-containing protein translates to MNRQQRSNLIEFQPRSFNAGTVEYINSQWVFFDEETDEAALVDEFIHQEVEVQRNNKWCKGFLLDNGNIQTGNEKISLIDQEIIRIRKQLIYSFERLLDDLNDEAFVQFLNTLNSLNFSIFDCIYCYNHLTFLDHESGRSGVNFLIFDNEEYICSVQHHFDYFDIQNDRFELTLNNGKRTVIERIS, encoded by the coding sequence ATGAATCGACAACAACGAAGCAATCTAATTGAATTCCAGCCACGGTCTTTCAATGCCGGGACAGTAGAATATATTAATTCACAATGGGTTTTCTTTGACGAAGAAACGGATGAAGCCGCACTTGTTGATGAATTTATCCACCAGGAGGTTGAAGTACAGAGGAACAACAAATGGTGCAAGGGATTTTTACTGGATAACGGCAATATCCAAACAGGAAATGAAAAAATCTCCCTGATTGACCAGGAAATAATCCGGATCAGGAAGCAGCTGATCTATTCATTCGAGCGTCTGCTGGATGATTTGAATGACGAAGCTTTTGTCCAATTCCTCAATACCTTGAATTCGTTAAATTTCTCCATCTTTGATTGTATATATTGTTATAACCATCTCACATTCCTCGATCATGAATCAGGAAGGTCCGGAGTGAATTTTTTAATTTTCGATAACGAAGAATACATCTGCAGTGTCCAGCATCACTTTGACTATTTTGACATTCAGAATGACCGGTTTGAACTGACCCTCAACAACGGGAAACGAACTGTGATCGAGAGAATTTCCTGA